A single window of Gehongia tenuis DNA harbors:
- a CDS encoding fibronectin type III domain-containing protein, with the protein MTIYPQNNIGDPPYITYEVTCSCVRISSVVRYTFSLTGRFTTHSGSDINDTRAHLGTGTGTDMNFYVSYGGTTRSVQFKSTSDYWSYPGTRTGSVSIDIENISGTPLTCSIWTASGGYFKTSGIFSTTMATPTATPYYTNPSTPTVETDKKSMLIGDAVRISWTARAGTNNPILSYSGQYHIERNGFSTGWYNIGNLGNASYKDFVPSVNSAESIQYHICANGQHSSSAYGNSPSIYLVQRPAMGAVTLSPGSGYFESVRISWNAATAYSGNPVSRYEIYYQTASPGSSWSGWNSLGSVSGVTLNHTWNGGVRGNSYRFMVRAVGGASVSGNNWTDSPVTGSIQKALTPSTPNGLSSSLTTIEPDGQILLSWNAAAPNSGTLEAYEVSVDCNLGSGWKGFAVIQNTAENSLITAPCGYTAFDYTGDPPAGSQFRYRVRAKNSFGVWSSYSAYSPTITLSPYLGVYCPVNGVWTACRLYYAVDGEWVRVAPHWASENTWQAMGVTK; encoded by the coding sequence ATGACCATATATCCTCAAAATAATATCGGCGACCCACCCTATATAACCTATGAGGTCACCTGTTCCTGTGTTCGAATCAGCAGCGTGGTTCGCTACACCTTTTCGCTGACAGGCCGCTTCACCACCCATTCCGGCAGCGACATCAATGACACCCGAGCCCATCTGGGGACTGGTACTGGAACCGATATGAATTTCTATGTCTCCTATGGCGGGACAACTCGATCGGTACAATTCAAGAGCACCAGTGATTACTGGAGTTATCCTGGGACCAGAACGGGCAGCGTGTCCATCGATATCGAAAATATTTCCGGCACCCCTTTGACCTGTTCCATTTGGACGGCCAGCGGCGGTTATTTTAAAACCTCCGGTATCTTTTCCACCACCATGGCCACACCCACTGCAACCCCCTATTACACCAATCCCAGCACACCGACTGTCGAAACCGATAAAAAATCCATGCTCATTGGAGACGCCGTGCGCATCAGCTGGACTGCCCGTGCCGGAACCAACAATCCCATACTAAGCTATTCCGGTCAGTATCATATCGAAAGGAATGGCTTCTCGACCGGCTGGTACAACATTGGAAATCTAGGCAATGCCTCTTACAAAGATTTTGTACCCAGCGTCAACAGTGCTGAAAGCATACAATATCATATCTGCGCCAACGGACAGCATTCCAGTTCCGCCTATGGCAATAGTCCGTCAATTTATCTTGTCCAAAGACCCGCCATGGGCGCGGTCACTCTCAGTCCTGGTTCGGGCTATTTTGAGTCGGTCCGAATCTCCTGGAATGCCGCAACAGCATACAGCGGCAATCCTGTCAGCCGTTATGAAATCTATTATCAAACGGCATCGCCCGGCAGCTCTTGGAGCGGATGGAACAGCCTCGGCTCCGTATCCGGCGTCACGCTCAATCATACCTGGAACGGCGGTGTTCGCGGAAATTCCTATCGCTTCATGGTTCGGGCCGTGGGCGGAGCCTCCGTCTCCGGCAATAATTGGACCGACTCGCCTGTCACGGGTTCCATTCAAAAAGCGCTCACTCCATCCACGCCAAACGGTCTCTCCTCCAGCTTAACGACCATCGAACCCGATGGTCAGATTCTTTTGTCTTGGAATGCCGCAGCCCCAAATTCCGGAACGCTGGAAGCCTATGAAGTCAGCGTGGACTGCAATCTTGGCAGTGGCTGGAAAGGCTTTGCCGTCATCCAGAACACGGCGGAAAACTCGCTGATCACGGCCCCCTGCGGCTATACCGCCTTTGATTATACAGGAGATCCGCCCGCAGGCAGTCAGTTCCGCTATCGGGTTCGGGCAAAAAATTCCTTCGGCGTATGGAGCAGCTACAGCGCTTATTCTCCCACAATCACCCTATCCCCCTATCTTGGCGTATACTGCCCGGTGAACGGTGTTTGGACAGCCTGCCGTTTGTACTATGCCGTGGATGGCGAATGGGTCCGGGTTGCACCCCACTGGGCCTCGGAAAACACTTGGCAGGCGATGGGTGTTACAAAATGA
- a CDS encoding DUF5048 domain-containing protein translates to MSYMPKTQDVNLLQQTNRAIFSKVELLSHDFKILDSLEGNTLNYSISIDADSDIRRTCSLSLYVQNASFTPSSSSRIWMDKFLRIYMGLKDQRTQQTIWYGQGIFIIDGASYSFDASTQELSLSCSDLMSVLVNTCYNPQMVSEITIPAGSSARSVLISLLETLDSAIPYRIDDLGAIPYDLVFSLGTTLYEIMAKIRDLYPGWEFFFDTNGTFVFEAIPSGSSDPVVLDDTILQSLVVNESTDYDFSEVKNRVAVYGRTLDDGTQIYGEAKDTLTDSPFSISRIGERMEVLSGGDYDLITTNDLAQQRADYELWRLTRLNDGMSLETIAIYWLDVNQKIAYTSKITGVSAEYLIKQIAYSSTDTTMSLDMIKFYPTLPE, encoded by the coding sequence ATGAGTTACATGCCTAAAACCCAGGACGTCAATCTTCTCCAGCAGACCAACCGGGCGATCTTCTCCAAGGTTGAGCTGCTGAGCCATGATTTTAAGATCCTGGACAGCCTGGAGGGGAACACGCTCAATTACAGTATCTCCATTGACGCCGACTCGGATATTCGAAGGACCTGTTCTCTCTCCCTTTATGTGCAAAACGCCTCCTTCACGCCCAGCAGCAGCTCCCGCATCTGGATGGACAAATTTCTCCGCATCTATATGGGCCTTAAGGATCAGCGAACGCAGCAAACGATATGGTACGGTCAGGGCATCTTCATCATCGACGGTGCAAGCTACAGTTTCGATGCTTCCACACAGGAGCTGAGTTTGTCCTGCAGCGACCTTATGAGCGTTTTGGTGAATACCTGCTACAACCCCCAGATGGTTTCGGAAATCACCATTCCTGCGGGGTCCAGTGCCCGCAGTGTGCTCATTTCTCTTCTTGAAACCTTGGACTCAGCCATTCCCTACCGGATCGACGACCTTGGCGCCATCCCCTACGATCTGGTTTTTTCTCTTGGAACCACTCTTTATGAAATCATGGCCAAGATTCGGGACCTCTACCCCGGCTGGGAATTCTTCTTCGATACCAACGGAACCTTCGTCTTTGAAGCCATTCCTTCGGGGTCCTCCGATCCGGTGGTGCTGGATGACACCATCCTGCAAAGCCTAGTGGTAAATGAATCCACCGACTATGACTTCAGTGAGGTCAAAAACCGCGTGGCTGTTTATGGCAGGACACTGGACGACGGTACGCAGATCTACGGTGAAGCCAAGGACACGCTGACGGACAGCCCCTTCTCCATCTCCCGTATCGGTGAGCGAATGGAGGTATTGAGCGGCGGCGACTACGATTTGATTACCACGAACGACCTCGCCCAGCAGCGAGCGGATTATGAACTATGGCGTCTCACCCGGCTCAACGATGGCATGTCCCTTGAAACCATCGCCATCTATTGGCTGGACGTCAATCAAAAGATTGCCTATACCTCCAAAATCACCGGTGTTTCCGCTGAGTACCTGATCAAGCAGATCGCCTACTCCTCCACGGACACCACCATGAGTTTGGACATGATCAAATTCTATCCGACCCTTCCTGAATGA